The following proteins come from a genomic window of Acidobacteriota bacterium:
- a CDS encoding S9 family peptidase, producing the protein MAAMLARLSAGSIALGASAVVTLGALAAQSTQMSYPKARKADIVDTLHGTRVPDPYRWLENAGDPETVAWVEAQNALTRSFVGGPERDALVKRLTELFDYPRTDVPVKRGSRYFFTHNTGLQPQAVLYVQDGLSGARRVLLDPNTLSPDGTVALTAMSPSDDGALLGYALSRSGSDRQEIHVREVDTGRDRPDRVLWAKFTGIAWLKDGSAFYYTRFPEPGRVPAGDENYYGAVYLHRLGEDQARDRLVFERRDDREIVPSASVSDDGRWLVVTAFKGSSEKSEVFVAPAGSADAPAPLFTGFSASWNFIDAAGDRLFFQTDDQAPLGRVVAVDAARAAAGPRPAEVVAQAADKLNTATIAGGRLVLSYLHSAAGRLRVTNLDGSHGADVTTPIGTIYGVSGRPSDAELFYAFTSFTAPPSVQRYDVGTGAVTPFAPAVSKLDPGAYETKQVWYPSKDGTKVSMFLVHRKDIPLDGSRPALLYGYGGFNINMTPGFDPSNIAWLDRGGVYALANLRGGGEYGERWHQAGMFEKKQNVFDDFIAAAEWLIANKYTSRPRLAIEGGSNGGLLVGAAMVQRPDLFGAVICRVPVADMLRYHLFTVGRFWISEYGSADDPKQFPYLLAYSPYHNVKDGVAYPATLVTTADTDDRVAPGMAKKFAARLQAATAGPAPILIRVDTKAGHGAGKPVTKMIEEDADIFSFLFKVLPEGSPPGVR; encoded by the coding sequence ATGGCAGCCATGCTCGCGCGACTTTCCGCCGGCTCGATCGCGCTCGGCGCATCCGCCGTGGTGACCCTGGGGGCGCTGGCGGCCCAATCCACACAGATGTCGTACCCGAAGGCCCGCAAGGCCGATATCGTTGACACCCTCCACGGCACCCGCGTGCCCGATCCGTACCGCTGGCTCGAGAATGCCGGCGACCCCGAAACCGTCGCGTGGGTGGAGGCCCAGAACGCGCTGACGCGATCGTTTGTCGGCGGGCCGGAACGCGACGCCCTCGTCAAGCGGCTCACCGAGCTGTTCGACTATCCGCGCACCGACGTGCCGGTCAAGCGCGGGTCGCGTTACTTCTTCACCCACAACACGGGGCTGCAGCCGCAGGCGGTGCTGTACGTGCAGGACGGCTTGAGCGGCGCGCGCCGCGTGCTCCTCGATCCCAACACGCTTTCGCCGGACGGCACGGTCGCGCTCACCGCGATGTCGCCGAGCGACGACGGCGCCCTGCTCGGATACGCGCTGTCGAGGAGCGGCAGCGATCGCCAGGAGATCCACGTTCGCGAGGTCGACACCGGGCGCGATCGGCCCGACCGCGTGCTGTGGGCGAAGTTCACCGGCATCGCGTGGCTCAAGGACGGCTCCGCGTTCTACTACACGCGCTTCCCCGAGCCGGGACGCGTGCCGGCGGGCGACGAGAACTACTACGGCGCCGTCTACCTTCACCGGCTCGGCGAAGACCAGGCGCGCGACAGGCTGGTGTTCGAGCGGCGCGACGACCGCGAGATCGTCCCCTCCGCGTCAGTCAGCGACGACGGGCGCTGGCTCGTCGTCACGGCCTTCAAGGGATCGAGCGAGAAGAGCGAAGTGTTCGTCGCGCCGGCGGGCTCCGCGGACGCGCCGGCACCGCTCTTCACGGGCTTCTCGGCGTCGTGGAACTTCATCGACGCGGCAGGCGATCGCCTGTTCTTCCAGACCGACGACCAGGCGCCTCTCGGCCGTGTCGTGGCGGTGGACGCCGCGCGCGCCGCGGCGGGGCCACGACCGGCCGAGGTCGTGGCGCAAGCGGCCGACAAGCTGAACACCGCCACGATCGCCGGCGGGCGGCTCGTGCTGTCGTACCTGCACAGCGCGGCGGGACGGCTGCGCGTGACGAACCTCGACGGCAGCCACGGCGCGGACGTGACGACGCCAATCGGCACCATCTATGGTGTGTCCGGCAGACCGTCGGACGCTGAGCTGTTCTACGCGTTTACGTCCTTTACCGCTCCCCCTTCCGTTCAGCGGTACGACGTGGGGACCGGCGCGGTGACGCCGTTTGCGCCGGCGGTTTCCAAGCTCGACCCCGGCGCCTACGAAACGAAACAGGTGTGGTACCCGTCAAAGGACGGTACGAAGGTGTCCATGTTCCTTGTGCACCGCAAGGACATCCCCCTCGACGGCAGCCGCCCGGCCCTGCTCTACGGCTACGGCGGTTTCAATATCAACATGACGCCCGGCTTCGACCCGTCGAACATCGCGTGGCTCGACCGCGGCGGCGTGTACGCGCTGGCGAACCTGCGCGGCGGCGGCGAGTACGGCGAGCGCTGGCACCAGGCGGGCATGTTCGAAAAGAAGCAGAACGTCTTCGACGACTTCATCGCCGCCGCCGAGTGGCTCATCGCGAACAAGTACACGAGCCGGCCGCGATTGGCGATCGAAGGCGGGAGCAACGGCGGGCTGCTGGTCGGTGCCGCGATGGTGCAGCGTCCGGATCTGTTCGGCGCCGTCATCTGCCGCGTGCCGGTCGCGGACATGCTGCGCTACCACCTCTTCACCGTCGGGCGGTTCTGGATTTCAGAGTACGGATCGGCGGATGACCCGAAGCAGTTTCCGTATCTGCTCGCCTACTCCCCGTACCACAACGTGAAGGACGGCGTGGCGTATCCGGCGACGCTCGTCACGACCGCGGACACCGACGACCGGGTCGCGCCCGGCATGGCGAAGAAGTTTGCGGCGCGGCTGCAGGCGGCCACGGCAGGGCCGGCGCCGATCCTGATCCGCGTCGACACGAAGGCGGGCCACGGTGCTGGAAAGCCGGTCACCAAGATGATCGAGGAGGACGCGGACATCTTCTCCTTTCTCTTCAAAGTACTCCCGGAGGGCAGCCCGCCGGGTGTAAGGTAA
- a CDS encoding tetratricopeptide repeat protein, with the protein MLSAFSSSRRLSWCVAVLLVNSAYLAAFATPSLFYFANVALHPVLGLVTGALALRWIQRRAGSMSLLWRVAVALCAAGALLGASLLVTGATRPYRGLLVAHLAVSTLGAATALAAVAARVRPGLPRPRPATAGAMLIALLAVGWTSAVAVRQRSDAEVLGRIVNPHVVPARMEEEGAGASSPFFPSSADTNVGGLIPSNFFMTSESCGRCHRELFEEWRSSMHHFSSFNNQWYRKSIEYMQDVVGTKPSKWCAGCHDHAVFFNGRFDRPIRDQIETPEAQAGLSCTSCHAITRVNSTMGQGDFVIEYPPLHDLAASDHPVLRKAHDALLYLDPQPHRETFLKPFHREQSAEFCSSCHKVHLDVPVNGYRWFRGFNEYDNWQASGVSGEGARSFYYPAQPQTCMDCHMPLVPSTDPAAKNGFVRSHRFAAANTAVPYVNGDTEQLRAVQQFLQDGQVSVDIFGIVRGEEGAPAARRRVAAAEPAIASTFAVGEESMGFGAQQAFIRPAAPVIGTIDETMPSLRAGESVRVEVVVRTRKVGHFFPGGTVDAFDVWVELEGVDDKGRTVFHSGEAAGGGRGPVDPAAHFYRSLMLDGNGNPINKRNAWMTRSVAYVRLIPPGAADTVHYRVRVPDDARAITLRAKVNYRKFAWWTTQWAYAGVRDPQQGDYSVTPAHDDGRWVFTGDTSGVSGAMKRIPDIPTTVMAQRETTLRVVPAGATVPAVTEYPASGARPVEISRARERWNDYGIGLLLQGDLKGAEAAFLQVTGIEPAYADGWVNVARARIQEGNMTGAEDALRKALALNPTLAKTHFFLGTALKSLGRYDEALEHLRTAGSQYPRDRVVLNQLGRVQFLQRQYKDAVESFRRVLAIDPEDLQAHYNLMLCYRGLGEHAQAAREETLYRRFKADESAQAITGPYRQLHPDDNNERQPIHEHRSPAPLEATMTAVSGRVPR; encoded by the coding sequence ATGCTCTCAGCATTCTCGTCGTCGCGCCGGCTGAGCTGGTGCGTCGCGGTTCTACTCGTCAACTCGGCCTATCTGGCGGCGTTCGCAACCCCGTCGCTGTTCTATTTCGCCAACGTCGCGTTGCACCCGGTGCTCGGCCTCGTCACGGGCGCTCTGGCGCTGCGCTGGATCCAGCGGCGCGCCGGGTCGATGTCCCTGCTTTGGCGCGTCGCCGTCGCGCTCTGCGCCGCGGGGGCGCTGCTCGGAGCCTCGCTGCTCGTGACAGGCGCGACGCGCCCCTACCGCGGGTTGCTGGTCGCGCACCTCGCGGTCTCCACGCTTGGCGCGGCGACCGCCCTTGCGGCCGTGGCCGCCCGCGTCCGGCCCGGGCTTCCCCGGCCGCGTCCCGCCACGGCAGGGGCCATGCTGATCGCGCTGCTGGCCGTGGGGTGGACGTCGGCTGTCGCCGTCAGGCAGCGAAGCGACGCGGAAGTGCTCGGCAGGATCGTCAACCCTCACGTCGTGCCGGCGCGGATGGAGGAGGAAGGTGCGGGCGCGTCCAGCCCGTTCTTCCCCTCGTCTGCCGATACCAACGTCGGCGGCCTCATCCCCTCGAACTTCTTCATGACGAGCGAAAGCTGCGGCCGGTGCCACCGTGAGCTTTTCGAAGAATGGCGATCGTCGATGCACCACTTCTCGTCCTTCAACAACCAGTGGTACCGCAAGTCGATCGAGTACATGCAGGACGTGGTGGGCACGAAGCCGTCCAAGTGGTGCGCCGGCTGCCACGATCATGCGGTGTTCTTCAACGGCCGTTTCGATCGGCCCATCAGGGACCAGATCGAGACGCCGGAAGCGCAGGCGGGACTCTCCTGCACCTCGTGCCACGCAATCACACGCGTCAACAGCACGATGGGGCAGGGAGACTTCGTGATCGAGTACCCGCCGCTGCACGACCTGGCGGCGAGCGATCACCCTGTCCTGCGGAAGGCGCACGACGCCCTGCTCTACCTGGATCCGCAGCCGCACCGTGAGACGTTCCTGAAGCCGTTTCACCGCGAGCAGTCCGCGGAGTTCTGCTCGTCGTGCCACAAGGTGCACCTCGACGTCCCGGTCAACGGCTACCGGTGGTTCAGGGGCTTCAACGAGTACGACAACTGGCAGGCCTCCGGCGTGTCCGGCGAAGGGGCGCGGTCCTTCTACTACCCGGCGCAGCCGCAGACGTGCATGGACTGCCACATGCCGCTCGTGCCGTCGACGGATCCGGCCGCGAAGAACGGCTTCGTCCGCTCGCACCGCTTCGCGGCGGCGAACACCGCCGTGCCGTATGTCAACGGCGACACGGAGCAGCTCCGCGCGGTGCAGCAGTTCCTGCAGGACGGCCAGGTGTCGGTGGATATCTTCGGGATCGTGCGCGGCGAGGAGGGCGCGCCGGCGGCGCGCAGGCGCGTTGCCGCCGCGGAGCCCGCGATCGCCAGCACGTTCGCCGTCGGCGAGGAGTCGATGGGCTTCGGCGCGCAGCAGGCGTTCATCCGGCCGGCCGCGCCCGTGATCGGCACGATCGACGAGACGATGCCGTCGCTGCGCGCCGGCGAGTCGGTCCGCGTCGAGGTGGTCGTGCGCACGCGAAAGGTCGGTCACTTCTTCCCCGGCGGGACGGTGGACGCCTTCGACGTGTGGGTCGAACTGGAAGGGGTGGACGACAAGGGGCGCACGGTGTTTCACAGCGGCGAGGCGGCAGGCGGCGGCCGCGGCCCGGTCGATCCGGCGGCGCACTTCTACCGCAGCCTGATGCTCGACGGGAACGGCAACCCGATCAACAAGCGCAACGCGTGGATGACGCGCTCGGTCGCCTACGTCCGCCTCATTCCCCCGGGCGCGGCGGATACCGTCCACTACCGCGTGCGCGTGCCGGACGACGCGCGCGCGATCACGCTGCGGGCGAAGGTGAACTACCGGAAGTTCGCGTGGTGGACCACGCAATGGGCGTATGCCGGCGTGAGAGACCCGCAGCAGGGAGATTACTCGGTGACGCCGGCCCACGACGACGGCCGATGGGTGTTCACCGGGGACACGTCGGGCGTGTCGGGCGCGATGAAGCGGATTCCCGACATTCCAACGACCGTGATGGCGCAGCGCGAGACGACGCTGCGCGTGGTGCCCGCGGGCGCGACGGTGCCGGCCGTCACGGAGTATCCCGCCTCGGGAGCGAGGCCGGTGGAGATCAGCCGGGCGCGCGAGCGCTGGAACGACTACGGGATCGGGCTGCTGCTGCAGGGAGACCTGAAGGGGGCCGAGGCCGCCTTCCTGCAGGTGACCGGCATCGAGCCGGCGTATGCCGACGGATGGGTGAACGTCGCGCGCGCGCGGATCCAGGAAGGCAACATGACGGGCGCCGAGGACGCGCTGCGGAAGGCGCTCGCGCTGAACCCCACGCTCGCCAAGACGCACTTCTTCCTGGGCACCGCGCTCAAGAGCCTCGGCCGGTACGACGAAGCGCTCGAACACCTGCGGACCGCGGGGTCGCAGTACCCGCGCGATCGCGTCGTGCTGAACCAGCTCGGGCGCGTCCAGTTCCTGCAACGGCAGTACAAGGACGCCGTGGAGTCGTTCCGCCGGGTGCTCGCGATCGATCCCGAAGACCTCCAGGCGCACTACAACCTGATGCTGTGCTACCGCGGGCTCGGCGAGCACGCGCAGGCGGCGCGCGAGGAAACGCTCTACCGCCGGTTCAAGGCCGACGAGAGCGCGCAGGCGATCACCGGCCCGTACCGGCAGCTTCACCCGGACGACAACAACGAGCGGCAGCCGATCCACGAGCACCGCTCGCCGGCGCCGCTCGAGGCGACGATGACCGCCGTGTCCGGGCGCGTGCCGCGATGA
- a CDS encoding CRTAC1 family protein, whose protein sequence is MTMTPKALRSAGPLLAALAILVAAADAAAPGFSDVTAQAGIRFTHTNGAFGKKYLPETMGSGGAFLDADGDGWQDILLVNSTSFPGARASRAVMALYRNNGNATFTDVTSRAGLAVPIYGIGVAAADYDNDGRVDLYIAALGRNRLFRNLGGLVFEDVTARAGVGDPGFSTSAAWFDYDRDGRLDLFVANYVEWTPENDLFCTLDGRTKSYCTPESYKGQSPTLYRNRGNGTFENVTARAGVADPESKALGVALTDYNGDGWMDLFVANDTQPNQLYENRRNGTFVDVALTAGVAFNEAGVARAGMGVDAADYDGSGRQSLIIGNFSNEMMALYTNEGNGLYIDEAPRATIGRASLLTLTFGCFFFDYDLDGLLDVFAANGHVAGDIAAVQPRVTYAQRPHLFRNRGSRRFEEVTATAGAGLAQRLVARGAAYGDYDGDGDLDVLLSTNNGPAHLLRNDGGNANRYLRVQLAGTRASRDAIGAFARVILPGGSASPWAMVKTGSSYASQSELPLTFGLGRAARVERIDVRWPNGRTETLPGAEANQQLAIIEGKGVTSRSPARSRGAR, encoded by the coding sequence ATGACGATGACGCCGAAGGCGCTTCGTTCCGCCGGCCCTCTCCTCGCCGCTCTCGCAATCCTGGTCGCCGCCGCAGACGCGGCCGCGCCGGGATTCTCGGACGTGACGGCGCAGGCCGGGATCCGTTTCACGCACACCAACGGCGCCTTCGGGAAGAAGTACCTGCCGGAGACGATGGGTTCGGGCGGCGCGTTCCTGGATGCCGACGGGGACGGATGGCAGGACATCCTGCTCGTCAACTCGACCTCGTTCCCAGGCGCCCGCGCGTCGCGGGCGGTGATGGCGCTCTATCGCAACAACGGGAACGCCACGTTTACCGACGTGACGTCGCGCGCCGGGCTCGCGGTGCCGATCTACGGCATCGGCGTCGCCGCGGCGGATTACGACAACGACGGGCGGGTGGATCTCTACATCGCGGCGCTCGGCAGAAACCGGTTGTTTCGCAATCTCGGCGGCCTGGTGTTCGAGGACGTGACGGCGCGCGCCGGCGTGGGGGACCCTGGGTTCTCGACGAGCGCGGCGTGGTTCGACTACGACCGCGACGGGCGGCTGGATCTCTTCGTCGCCAATTACGTGGAGTGGACGCCGGAAAACGACCTGTTCTGCACGCTGGACGGCCGCACGAAGTCGTACTGCACGCCGGAATCCTACAAAGGGCAGAGCCCCACGCTGTACCGGAACCGCGGCAACGGCACGTTCGAGAACGTCACGGCGCGCGCCGGGGTGGCCGACCCCGAGTCGAAGGCGCTCGGCGTCGCGCTCACCGACTACAACGGGGACGGCTGGATGGACCTGTTCGTCGCCAACGACACGCAGCCGAACCAGCTGTACGAGAACCGGCGCAACGGGACGTTCGTGGACGTGGCGCTGACCGCGGGGGTCGCGTTCAACGAGGCGGGGGTCGCCCGCGCCGGCATGGGCGTGGATGCGGCCGATTACGACGGCTCGGGGCGCCAGAGCCTCATCATCGGCAACTTCTCGAACGAGATGATGGCGCTGTACACGAACGAAGGGAACGGCCTCTACATCGACGAGGCGCCGCGCGCGACGATCGGCCGCGCCTCGCTGCTGACACTCACCTTCGGCTGCTTCTTCTTCGACTACGATCTGGACGGCCTGCTGGACGTGTTCGCCGCCAACGGTCACGTGGCCGGCGACATCGCCGCCGTGCAGCCGCGCGTCACGTACGCGCAACGTCCTCACCTGTTCCGGAACAGGGGTTCGCGGCGGTTCGAGGAAGTCACCGCGACGGCGGGCGCGGGCCTCGCGCAGCGGCTGGTGGCCCGCGGCGCCGCGTACGGCGACTACGACGGCGACGGAGATCTCGACGTGCTCCTCAGCACCAACAACGGCCCGGCGCACCTGCTGCGGAACGACGGAGGCAACGCCAACCGGTACCTGCGCGTGCAACTCGCGGGCACGCGCGCCAGCCGCGATGCCATCGGCGCCTTCGCGCGTGTCATCCTGCCGGGCGGCTCCGCGTCGCCGTGGGCCATGGTGAAGACCGGATCGAGCTACGCGTCCCAGAGCGAGCTGCCGCTCACCTTCGGCCTCGGCCGCGCCGCGCGGGTCGAGAGGATCGACGTCCGCTGGCCGAACGGCCGCACCGAGACGCTGCCGGGCGCCGAGGCCAACCAGCAGCTCGCCATCATCGAGGGAAAGGGCGTCACGTCGCGGTCGCCGGCTCGCAGCCGGGGCGCGCGGTGA
- a CDS encoding M61 family metallopeptidase, translated as MSRAAARTAAAVLVLLACGGSARAQDAVRYTLSFPHAAHHYIEVEASYPTGGRPHIDLMMAVWTPGSYLVREYSRNVEAMAASAPDGRPLDVAKSSKNRWRVQTGGAPQVRVTYRVYSREMSVRTNWVESRYAHITGAGTFITPSDGLARPHHVTLAMPPAWKTSISGLPSGGGPHTFAAANFDLLVDSPIVAGNPAVHEFAVQGKRHFLVNVNEPPFWDVQRSVADVRKIVEEYARMWGDLPYDKYVFLNILNEGGGGLEHLNSTTLMASRWATSTHRRYTNWLGLVSHEYFHLWNVKRLRPAELGPFDYERENYTRGLWISEGLTDYYGGLALRRAGLVSDEAYLGMLSNDIESLQTTPGRLVQPAEMASFDAWIKEYRSDENSPNVAISYYTKGAVIGFLLDAKIRRASGNQRSLDDVMRLAYRRFAGARGFTTEDFRHLVNEVAGADLGEWMRRALETTEELEYQEALDWYGLRFTTVPVARTAGPLAWQGLRLRNDNNRLLVTQVRRGTAAYDSGINVDDEIVALDEFRVRPDQWEGRLETFREGAAVSVLAARREELMRFTLKVGPPPVDDWELRVLPDATQEQQRRRQSWLN; from the coding sequence ATGAGTAGGGCCGCGGCCAGGACCGCGGCCGCGGTTCTCGTCCTCCTCGCCTGCGGCGGCAGCGCCCGGGCGCAGGACGCCGTCCGATACACGCTGTCGTTCCCCCACGCCGCCCATCACTACATCGAAGTCGAGGCCTCCTACCCGACGGGCGGGCGGCCGCACATCGACCTGATGATGGCGGTCTGGACGCCGGGCTCGTACCTGGTGCGCGAGTACTCGCGCAACGTCGAGGCGATGGCCGCCTCGGCGCCCGACGGACGCCCGCTCGACGTCGCGAAGTCCTCCAAGAATCGCTGGCGCGTGCAGACCGGTGGAGCGCCGCAGGTGCGCGTGACCTACCGCGTGTACTCGCGCGAAATGAGCGTCCGCACCAACTGGGTGGAGTCGCGGTACGCCCACATCACCGGCGCGGGCACGTTCATCACGCCGAGCGACGGCTTGGCGCGCCCGCACCACGTCACGCTCGCGATGCCGCCGGCGTGGAAGACGTCGATCTCCGGCCTGCCCTCCGGCGGGGGGCCGCACACCTTCGCCGCCGCGAACTTCGACCTGCTCGTGGACTCGCCGATCGTCGCGGGCAACCCGGCCGTCCATGAGTTCGCCGTGCAGGGCAAGCGGCACTTCCTCGTGAACGTCAACGAGCCGCCGTTCTGGGACGTGCAGCGCTCGGTCGCGGATGTCCGGAAGATCGTCGAGGAGTACGCCCGGATGTGGGGCGATCTGCCGTACGACAAGTACGTCTTCCTGAACATTCTCAACGAGGGGGGCGGCGGCCTCGAACACCTCAACTCGACGACGTTGATGGCGAGCCGCTGGGCGACGAGCACGCACCGCCGCTACACGAACTGGCTGGGACTGGTGTCACACGAGTACTTTCATCTGTGGAACGTCAAGCGCCTGCGGCCGGCGGAGCTCGGGCCGTTCGACTACGAGCGCGAGAACTACACCAGGGGACTCTGGATTTCCGAAGGGCTCACCGACTACTACGGCGGCCTCGCGCTGCGCCGCGCCGGCCTCGTGTCAGACGAGGCGTATCTCGGCATGCTGTCGAACGACATCGAATCGCTCCAGACGACGCCGGGGCGGCTCGTGCAGCCGGCGGAGATGGCGTCGTTCGACGCGTGGATCAAGGAGTATCGATCGGACGAGAACTCGCCGAATGTCGCGATCAGCTACTACACGAAGGGGGCGGTCATCGGCTTCCTCCTCGACGCGAAGATCAGGCGCGCGAGCGGCAACCAGCGATCGCTGGACGACGTGATGCGCCTCGCCTACCGCCGGTTCGCCGGCGCGCGCGGCTTCACCACCGAGGACTTCCGTCACCTCGTCAACGAAGTCGCGGGGGCGGACCTTGGCGAGTGGATGCGGCGCGCGCTCGAGACGACCGAGGAGCTGGAGTACCAGGAGGCGCTCGACTGGTACGGCCTGCGCTTCACGACGGTTCCTGTCGCGAGGACGGCCGGACCTCTGGCGTGGCAGGGGCTGCGGCTGAGAAACGACAACAACCGCCTGCTCGTCACTCAGGTGCGGCGCGGCACCGCCGCGTACGACTCGGGGATCAACGTGGACGATGAGATCGTGGCGCTGGACGAATTCCGCGTGCGCCCTGACCAGTGGGAGGGACGGCTCGAGACGTTCCGCGAGGGGGCGGCCGTCTCGGTGCTCGCCGCGCGGCGCGAGGAGCTGATGCGATTCACCCTGAAGGTCGGGCCGCCGCCGGTGGACGACTGGGAGCTGCGCGTGCTGCCGGATGCGACGCAGGAGCAGCAGCGCCGCCGCCAGTCCTGGCTCAATTAG